One genomic region from Oncorhynchus keta strain PuntledgeMale-10-30-2019 chromosome 33, Oket_V2, whole genome shotgun sequence encodes:
- the LOC118366367 gene encoding LOW QUALITY PROTEIN: synaptotagmin-10-like (The sequence of the model RefSeq protein was modified relative to this genomic sequence to represent the inferred CDS: inserted 1 base in 1 codon) codes for MNHRPPGSSSVQWLNRRDMSVRTEDNISLCQRALQIVTELCLAGHVDGEKCSAIFPLESNIPGKGSADISISLLAVVVGFCGLALLVVSLFVFWKLCWPIWRSKALSSHVDNVPRVGLPEAPPPPPQPVTPLQKVAPMEEEKKPVPVVKVNGRCSSVKLLEAAMKISQTSPDIPAEVQTALRERLGQQAKIQRQTTDPTSSSRHNSFRRHLPRQMNVTSVDFSMDTLPIRQSSTVSIGRIKPELYKQKSVDSEDGTQEPVETCGKLSFSLLYDYEEQALVVTILKALELPAKDFTGTSDPYVKIYLLPERQKKFQTRVHRKTLNPTFDEAFXLPVEYDQLCNRKLHFSVYDFDRFTSHDMIGEVVVDNLFELSDLSREAVVWKDIHAATTESVDLGEIMYSLCYLPTAGRMTLTVIKCRNLKAMDITGSSDPYVKVSLLCDGRRLKKRKTTTKKSTLNPVYNEAIIFDIPPENVEQVSLSIMVMDYDRVGHNEVIGVCRTGPDAEGLGRYHWNEMLAYPRKPITHWHALGEWPGRATSFESQGSCPSPKPPQTP; via the exons ATGAATCACCGCCCTCCCGGCTCCTCCAGCGTGCAATGGCTTAACAGGAGAGACATGAGTGTCCGAACGGAGGACAACATCAGCTTGTGCCAAAGGGCCCTTCAGATCGTTACGGAGCTCTGTCTAGCGGGGCATGTAGATGGGGAGAAATGCTCGGCTATATTTCCCTTGGAGAGCAACATACCAGGTAAAGGGAGCGCAG ACATCTCTATCAGTCTCCTTGCTGTGGTcgtgggtttctgtggactcgcCCTGTTGGtagtctctctctttgtcttttggAAGCTGTGCTGGCCCATCTGGAGGAGCAAGGCCCTCTCGTCCCACGTCGACAATGTCCCCCGGGTCGGGCTCCCTGAGGCCCCTCCGCCGCCCCCCCAGCCCGTCACACCCCTCCAAAAGGTGGCACcaatggaagaggagaagaagccTGTGCCAGTGGTGAAGGTGAACGGGCGTTGCAGCTCCGTGAAGCTGCTAGAGGCGGCCATGAAGATCAGTCAGACATCCCCAGACATCCCTGCTGAGGTGCAGACGGCTCTCAGGGAGAGGCTGGGCCAGCAGGCCAAGATTCAGAGGCAGACCACCGACCCCACCTCGTCCTCCAG GCACAATTCATTCCGCCGCCATCTGCCTCGCCAGATGAACGTGACGAGTGTGGACTTCAGCATGGACACGCTCCCCATCCGCCAGTCATCCACCGTAAGCATCGGCCGCATCAAGCCCGAGCTCTACAAGCAGAAGTCTGTGGACTCCGAGGACGGGACCCAGGAGCCGGTGGAGACGTGCGGTAAGCTGAGCTTCTCCCTGCTCTACGACTACGAGGAACAGGCGCTGGTGGTCACGATCCTCAAGGCCCTGGAACTGCCGGCCAAGGACTTCACTGGCACCTCCGACCCTTACGTCAAGATCTACCTGCTGCCAGAGAGGCAGAAGAAGTTCCAGACGCGTGTCCACCGCAAGACGCTCAACCCCACGTTCGACGAGGCCT TGCTTCCCGTGGAGTATGACCAGCTGTGCAACCGCAAACTGCACTTCAGTGTCTACGACTTTGACCGCTTCACCAGCCACGACATGATCGGCGAGGTGGTGGTGGACAACCTCTTTGAGCTCTCCGACCTCTCGAGGGAGGCAGTGGTGTGGAAGGACATTCACGCTGCGACCACG GAGAGTGTGGATCTGGGGGAGATCATGTACTCTCTATGCTACCTGCCCACAGCAGGACGGATGACCCTGACCGTCATCAAGTGCCGGAACCTCAAAGCCATGGACATCACTGGCTCCTCAG ATCCCTATGTAAAGGTTTCCCTGCTCTGTGACGGACGGAGGCTGAAGAAGCGGAAAACTACCACCAAGAAAAGCACACTGAACCCGGTGTACAACGAGGCCATCATCTTTGACATCCCCCCAGAGAACGTGGAACAGGTCAGCCTGTCCATCATGGTGATGGATTATGACCG GGTGGGCCACAACGAGGTGATAGGTGTGTGTCGGACTGGGCCAGATGCTGAGGGCCTGGGGAGGTACCACTGGAACGAGATGCTGGCCTACCCACGCAAGCCCATTACTCACTGGCATGccctgggagag TGGCCAGGAAGAGCGACAAGCTTTGAGAGCCAGGGGTCTTGTCCTTCCCCCAAACCTCCACAAACTCCATAG